The segment ATGCTATAATTATTGGAGTTTAATCAAAGATAGCATAATTAGAGAGAAATATGGAAGAAAAAGTCATAATTCCGGGGCCAGAGGTCAGCCTGGAAGGGCGTTTCACGCCGGGACCTGACGGCGGCGTAGTCATCGCTCACCCACATCCGTTATTTGGGGGGAGCATGGACAATAATGTGGTCTGGACCGCCAGACAGGCTTTCCAGGCCCGGCGCTGGGCAACCCTGCGGTTTAATTTTCGCGGCGTTGGCCGCAGTTCCGGCACCTATAGCGGCGGCCCGGGGGAGGTGGATGATCTGGCCGCCGCCCTGGGATGGCTAATTGCCCAGAACCTGAAGCCCTGTTACCTGGTAGGATACTCTTTTGGGGCTTATGTGACAGCTCTAGCGCTGGCCCAAGGGCTGGAGGCGAACGGGGCCTTGCTGGTCTCGCCCCCCATTGCCTTCCTGGACTTGGCCATCTTGCCCCAGGTGCCGGGTCTGGCGCTGATTGTGGTGGGCGATCGGGATGAGCTCTGTCCAGTGAGCGAC is part of the Deltaproteobacteria bacterium genome and harbors:
- a CDS encoding alpha/beta fold hydrolase, whose translation is MEEKVIIPGPEVSLEGRFTPGPDGGVVIAHPHPLFGGSMDNNVVWTARQAFQARRWATLRFNFRGVGRSSGTYSGGPGEVDDLAAALGWLIAQNLKPCYLVGYSFGAYVTALALAQGLEANGALLVSPPIAFLDLAILPQVPGLALIVVGDRDELCPVSDLQALLAGHRNAPEVVVISGTDHFFGGCEDQLLQILRDYPLPGASH